A window from Ramlibacter pinisoli encodes these proteins:
- a CDS encoding uroporphyrinogen-III C-methyltransferase, with the protein MSAESVRATDNALPGPALEPIATPASDVPPPATTTRVPSTRAFWAVAIVALLALGASGLLWQKLSTIQEQLARQSADAGSHAVEARALAREAQELARDVSARQAVTDTRVSEVALQRAQLEELMQSLSRSRDENLVVDIESALRLAQQQAQLTLSAEPLLAALRTADQRLARGAEPRLTRVRAAIARDIERIRTAAVADVPGVLLRLDDLARQVDELPLLNAVGPAAARATQQAEPAPVRAAPWWQQWIGVLRDEARALVRVSRIDQPEAVLVAPEQGFFLRENLKLRLMNARLALLARQTDAARADLGTASAALTRYFDPASRRTQAAAASLQQMQSQLRAVDLPRVDETLAALATAGAGR; encoded by the coding sequence ATGAGTGCCGAGTCCGTCCGTGCCACCGACAACGCGTTGCCCGGTCCGGCACTGGAGCCCATCGCCACCCCCGCGTCGGACGTGCCGCCACCTGCCACCACGACCCGCGTCCCCTCCACCCGCGCGTTCTGGGCGGTCGCCATCGTGGCGCTGCTCGCCCTCGGCGCCAGCGGGCTGCTCTGGCAGAAGCTCTCGACCATCCAGGAGCAGCTGGCGCGCCAGAGCGCGGATGCCGGCAGCCACGCGGTGGAAGCGCGGGCCCTGGCCCGCGAGGCGCAGGAGCTGGCGCGCGACGTCTCCGCGCGGCAGGCGGTCACCGACACCCGCGTGAGCGAAGTGGCGCTGCAGCGCGCGCAGCTCGAGGAGCTCATGCAGAGCCTGTCGCGCTCGCGCGACGAGAACCTGGTGGTCGACATCGAGAGCGCCTTGCGGCTCGCGCAGCAGCAGGCCCAGCTGACGCTCAGCGCCGAGCCGCTGCTGGCCGCCCTGCGCACCGCCGACCAGCGCCTGGCCCGCGGCGCCGAGCCGCGGCTGACACGCGTGCGCGCCGCCATCGCACGCGACATCGAACGCATCCGCACGGCGGCGGTGGCCGACGTGCCCGGCGTGCTGCTGCGCCTGGACGACCTGGCGCGCCAGGTCGATGAACTGCCGCTGCTCAATGCCGTGGGGCCGGCGGCCGCCCGCGCCACGCAGCAGGCCGAGCCGGCGCCGGTGCGCGCCGCGCCCTGGTGGCAGCAGTGGATCGGGGTGCTGCGCGACGAGGCCCGCGCCCTGGTGCGCGTGAGCCGCATCGACCAGCCGGAGGCCGTGCTGGTCGCGCCGGAGCAGGGCTTCTTCCTGCGCGAGAACCTCAAGCTGCGGCTGATGAATGCCCGGCTGGCCCTGCTGGCGCGGCAGACGGATGCCGCCCGGGCCGACCTGGGCACGGCCTCCGCCGCGCTCACCCGGTACTTCGACCCCGCCTCGCGCCGCACCCAGGCGGCTGCCGCGTCGCTGCAGCAGATGCAGTCGCAGCTGCGCGCGGTGGACCTGCCGCGGGTCGACGAGACACTCGCCGCGCTGGCCACGGCCGGCGCCGGCCGCTAG
- a CDS encoding uroporphyrinogen-III synthase, producing MRVVLTRPAHEAHRWREALTARGFQVQLLPLIAIEPLPTSPQIDAARQALARCGAAMFVSANAVQHFLGAEVRWPATTRAWATGAGTASALQAAGVPVDLIDRPAADAHQFDSETLWVQVAGQVGPGSRVLIVRGAGADGQPGGRDWLARRLSDEGAIVEIVAAYRRVLPSWTDHERAVAQGAAHDGSVWVFSSSEAIGNLRALLPSTSWASARAVATHERIAQAAREAGFGVVSPSRPTEDAVAAVLESFR from the coding sequence ATGCGGGTGGTCCTGACGCGGCCCGCCCACGAGGCGCACCGCTGGCGTGAGGCGCTGACGGCGCGCGGGTTCCAGGTGCAGTTGCTGCCACTGATCGCCATCGAGCCGCTGCCGACTTCGCCGCAGATCGATGCCGCGCGGCAGGCGCTGGCCCGGTGTGGCGCGGCGATGTTCGTCAGTGCCAATGCCGTGCAGCACTTCCTCGGGGCGGAGGTCCGCTGGCCGGCGACGACCCGGGCCTGGGCCACCGGGGCCGGCACGGCGTCGGCCCTGCAGGCGGCCGGCGTGCCGGTGGACCTGATCGACCGGCCCGCAGCCGATGCTCATCAGTTCGACAGCGAAACGCTCTGGGTCCAAGTGGCGGGGCAGGTCGGGCCGGGGTCGCGGGTGCTGATCGTCCGTGGCGCCGGCGCGGATGGGCAGCCCGGCGGGCGAGACTGGCTGGCGCGCCGCCTTTCCGACGAGGGCGCCATCGTCGAGATCGTCGCTGCCTACCGGCGCGTGCTCCCGTCCTGGACCGATCACGAGCGTGCGGTCGCCCAGGGTGCGGCGCACGACGGCTCGGTCTGGGTGTTCAGCAGCTCGGAAGCCATCGGCAACCTGCGCGCCCTGCTTCCCTCCACCTCCTGGGCGTCGGCCCGGGCCGTCGCCACCCACGAGCGCATCGCGCAGGCGGCGCGCGAGGCCGGATTCGGCGTCGTGAGTCCCTCGCGTCCGACCGAGGATGCCGTGGCTGCTGTCCTAGAATCGTTTCGATGA
- the hemC gene encoding hydroxymethylbilane synthase, whose product MSSIVIATRESRLALWQAEHVKALLGSRGHDVSLLGMTTRGDQILDRSLSKVGGKGLFVKELEVALEEGRADLAVHSLKDVPMDLPQGFALACVMPREDPRDALVSPRYDSLDALPQGAVVGTSSLRRVVLLRALRPDLRIEPLRGNLDTRLRKLDEGQYDAIVLAAAGLKRLGLADRIRRVFEPSQMLPAAGQGALGIEIRTDRADLAQALAPLADHATWLAVSAERAVSRALGGSCSMPLAAYATLQGEELRLDGAWGDPDGATALVRAQARGRVTTLNDAAALGTEVAERLRAGGAH is encoded by the coding sequence GTGAGTTCCATCGTCATCGCCACCCGTGAAAGCCGTCTCGCCCTCTGGCAGGCCGAGCATGTGAAAGCGCTGCTCGGCAGCCGGGGCCACGACGTCTCGCTGCTGGGCATGACCACGCGCGGCGACCAGATCCTCGACCGCAGCCTCAGCAAGGTGGGCGGCAAGGGGCTGTTCGTCAAGGAACTGGAAGTCGCACTCGAGGAAGGCCGGGCCGACCTCGCCGTCCACTCCCTCAAGGACGTGCCCATGGACCTGCCGCAGGGCTTCGCGCTGGCCTGCGTCATGCCACGCGAGGACCCGCGCGATGCCCTGGTGTCGCCCCGCTACGACTCGCTGGACGCCCTGCCGCAGGGCGCGGTGGTCGGAACTTCCAGCCTGCGCCGGGTGGTACTGCTGCGGGCGCTGCGCCCGGACCTGCGCATCGAGCCCCTGCGCGGCAACCTCGACACCCGCCTGCGCAAGCTCGACGAGGGGCAGTACGACGCCATCGTGCTGGCAGCCGCCGGGCTGAAGCGCCTGGGCCTGGCCGATCGCATCCGCCGCGTGTTCGAGCCGTCGCAGATGCTGCCGGCGGCCGGTCAAGGGGCGCTGGGCATCGAGATCCGCACCGACCGGGCGGACCTGGCGCAGGCGCTCGCGCCGCTGGCCGACCACGCGACCTGGCTGGCCGTGTCCGCCGAACGGGCGGTGAGCCGCGCGCTGGGGGGCAGTTGCTCGATGCCGCTGGCGGCCTACGCCACCCTGCAGGGCGAGGAGCTCCGCCTGGACGGAGCCTGGGGCGACCCGGACGGCGCCACGGCACTAGTGCGGGCCCAGGCCAGGGGCCGGGTGACGACACTGAACGACGCCGCGGCTCTGGGCACGGAAGTCGCGGAGCGCCTGCGCGCAGGCGGCGCCCACTGA